A genomic window from Halomonas sp. LR3S48 includes:
- a CDS encoding Bug family tripartite tricarboxylate transporter substrate binding protein encodes MRTIKHARHGLAASALLGLGLAISSPSQALPISECIAPADPGGGWDFTCRSVAKLLRELELTDRAVQVTNMPGGVGAVAFSNVASSRADDSNLIVATSTVGMTQIAQGQYPGDADTMRWLAMLGTDVGVILVDDESPFESLEQLLDAMVEDPAAVAMAGSSGAGGWDHIRALLLAKEAGMPADQMASVRWVQFDGGGPAVTQMMGGHVDMVSTDLGEIAGFIESGDVRVLAVLSDEPLPEPFGDLPTAVSQGYDVTGYNWRGFYTGGDVSDEDYAEMVETLETLYQSDEWQETAQQNGLVPLWRGGDEFIDYVHETIDEVEAVSREIGVIE; translated from the coding sequence ATGCGCACCATCAAGCACGCTCGCCACGGTCTCGCCGCTTCGGCCCTGCTGGGGCTGGGCCTGGCCATCAGCTCACCGAGCCAGGCACTGCCGATCAGCGAATGCATTGCCCCGGCCGACCCCGGTGGCGGCTGGGACTTCACCTGCCGCTCGGTCGCCAAGCTGCTGCGCGAACTGGAGCTGACCGACCGTGCCGTACAGGTTACCAACATGCCGGGCGGCGTGGGGGCCGTGGCGTTCTCCAACGTCGCCAGCAGTCGCGCCGACGATAGCAACCTGATCGTGGCGACCAGCACCGTGGGCATGACCCAGATCGCCCAAGGGCAGTACCCCGGCGACGCCGACACCATGCGCTGGCTGGCCATGCTGGGCACCGATGTCGGGGTGATCCTGGTCGACGATGAGAGCCCCTTTGAGTCCCTCGAGCAGCTGCTCGACGCCATGGTCGAGGATCCCGCTGCCGTTGCCATGGCCGGCTCGAGTGGCGCCGGCGGCTGGGACCATATCCGGGCGCTGCTGCTGGCCAAGGAGGCGGGCATGCCGGCCGATCAGATGGCCAGCGTGCGCTGGGTGCAGTTCGACGGCGGCGGCCCGGCCGTGACCCAGATGATGGGGGGCCACGTCGACATGGTCTCCACCGACCTCGGCGAGATCGCCGGCTTCATCGAGTCCGGCGACGTGCGGGTGCTGGCGGTGCTGTCCGACGAACCGCTGCCCGAACCCTTCGGCGACCTGCCCACCGCGGTGTCCCAGGGCTATGACGTGACCGGCTACAACTGGCGTGGCTTCTACACCGGAGGAGACGTCTCCGACGAGGACTACGCGGAGATGGTCGAGACCCTCGAGACGCTCTACCAGAGCGACGAGTGGCAGGAGACCGCCCAGCAGAACGGCTTGGTGCCGCTATGGCGTGGCGGCGACGAGTTCATCGACTACGTACACGAGACCATCGACGAGGTCGAGGCTGTCTCGCGCGAGATCGGTGTCATCGAGTGA
- a CDS encoding tripartite tricarboxylate transporter TctB family protein — translation MSEPGLNTDQVSGAVADRIAGVVLLLMAVGAWWYSHTFPAGFGQVVGPGAFPRLVSVPMGLFAAYLVIRPGVNQRWPQRAALLRQGAALLLLGIYAGFLKPLGFLPASLVCVVLLIRLFGATWRASLACGALLTVSLYLLFEFALGMPLPNMPGLDW, via the coding sequence GTGAGTGAACCTGGGCTGAACACGGATCAGGTCTCGGGCGCCGTCGCCGACCGTATCGCCGGCGTCGTGTTGCTGCTGATGGCGGTGGGGGCGTGGTGGTATTCGCACACATTCCCGGCCGGCTTCGGCCAGGTCGTGGGGCCCGGGGCCTTTCCGCGGCTCGTCAGCGTGCCGATGGGCCTGTTCGCGGCCTATCTGGTGATACGCCCCGGGGTCAATCAGCGCTGGCCGCAGCGCGCCGCCCTGCTCAGGCAGGGGGCGGCGTTGCTGCTGCTCGGCATCTATGCGGGCTTCCTCAAGCCGCTGGGCTTCCTGCCCGCCAGTCTGGTCTGCGTGGTGCTGTTGATTCGTCTGTTCGGCGCGACCTGGAGGGCCTCGCTGGCCTGCGGCGCGCTGCTGACGGTCTCGCTCTATCTGCTGTTCGAATTCGCCCTGGGCATGCCGCTACCCAACATGCCGGGCCTCGACTGGTAA
- a CDS encoding tripartite tricarboxylate transporter permease translates to MDILAFLAQGFAVALEPQHLFLALVGCAVGTLIGALPGLGPVNGVALMIPLTFNFGLTPTAALILLVSIYYGCMYGGRISSILLNIPGDEPAVMTTLDGYPMALKGRGGEALGLSGVASFVGATVATIGLTLFAPLLVGFAIRFGPAEYFALFVLAFATIGGVTSGSLVKSFLAACLGLLLGTVGIDSVSSVPRYTFGWYELYDGIDFIVALVGLFAISECLVFLEDTRGSNKPTLKVGSAIPGIRSAWKCAPTIGRSSFIGFVAGVLPGAGAALGSFLSYTLERRWLGRRGTFGQGDPRGVAAPEAGNNAAAGGALIPMLSLGIPGSGTTAILLALLLSMNITPGPLLFSQQPEMVWGLVAALFIGNVMLLILNIPLVGLFAKVLQAPGWFLMPMVVMVAFVGVYSLSNSAFDLYMMLAFGVLGYVLRKLEMPAVPVVLGLLLGGQMEYNLRRAMSISGGDWSILWNSGITIGIYAFAITLIVAGLVYSAMVRQRT, encoded by the coding sequence ATGGATATATTGGCTTTTCTCGCCCAGGGTTTCGCCGTGGCGCTCGAGCCCCAGCACCTGTTCCTGGCGCTGGTCGGCTGTGCCGTGGGCACGCTGATCGGAGCGCTGCCGGGGCTTGGCCCGGTCAACGGGGTGGCGCTGATGATCCCGTTGACCTTCAATTTCGGCCTGACGCCGACCGCTGCGCTGATCCTGCTGGTCAGCATCTACTACGGCTGCATGTACGGCGGGCGGATCAGCTCGATCCTGCTCAACATTCCGGGCGACGAGCCGGCGGTGATGACCACCCTCGACGGCTACCCCATGGCGCTCAAGGGGCGTGGCGGCGAGGCCTTGGGGCTCTCCGGCGTGGCCTCGTTCGTCGGTGCCACCGTGGCGACCATCGGGCTCACCCTGTTCGCCCCATTGCTGGTGGGGTTCGCAATCCGCTTCGGGCCGGCCGAGTACTTCGCCCTGTTCGTGCTGGCCTTCGCCACCATCGGTGGGGTGACCAGCGGCAGCCTGGTGAAGAGCTTTCTCGCGGCCTGCCTGGGCCTGTTGCTGGGCACCGTGGGCATCGACTCGGTGAGCAGCGTGCCACGCTACACCTTCGGCTGGTACGAACTCTATGACGGCATCGATTTCATCGTCGCCCTGGTCGGGTTGTTCGCGATCTCCGAGTGCCTGGTGTTTCTCGAGGACACCCGCGGCAGCAACAAGCCGACCCTCAAGGTAGGCTCGGCGATACCCGGCATTCGCAGCGCCTGGAAATGTGCACCGACCATCGGCCGCAGCTCGTTCATCGGTTTCGTCGCCGGCGTGCTGCCGGGTGCCGGCGCCGCGCTCGGCAGCTTTCTTTCTTATACCCTGGAGCGCCGCTGGCTGGGACGTCGCGGCACCTTCGGCCAGGGCGACCCGCGCGGCGTGGCGGCGCCCGAAGCGGGCAACAACGCGGCGGCCGGCGGTGCGCTGATTCCCATGCTGTCGCTGGGCATTCCCGGCAGCGGCACCACGGCCATTCTGCTGGCGCTGCTGTTGTCGATGAACATCACCCCCGGGCCGCTGTTGTTTTCGCAGCAGCCGGAAATGGTCTGGGGGCTGGTGGCGGCACTGTTCATCGGCAACGTGATGCTGCTGATCCTCAATATCCCGCTGGTGGGGCTGTTCGCCAAGGTGCTGCAAGCGCCCGGCTGGTTCCTGATGCCGATGGTGGTGATGGTGGCCTTCGTCGGCGTCTACTCGCTGAGCAACAGCGCCTTCGATCTCTACATGATGCTGGCCTTCGGCGTGCTCGGCTACGTGCTGCGCAAGCTGGAGATGCCCGCCGTGCCGGTGGTGCTGGGCCTGCTGCTGGGCGGGCAGATGGAGTACAACCTGCGCCGTGCCATGTCGATCTCCGGTGGTGACTGGAGCATCCTGTGGAACAGCGGCATCACCATCGGTATCTACGCCTTCGCCATCACCCTGATCGTGGCCGGGTTGGTCTATAGCGCGATGGTTCGACAGCGGACCTAG
- the nirK gene encoding copper-containing nitrite reductase, with product MKFTRSVLAQAIAILAVSAVLTNPAFAAHGEALSPASVTPDVTYTLRTAVADGKLVFIGDKGDIKDVVNPDLHAPVGAVVQINLINGDGAMHDIALPEFGVDSDDISGQGSATAVAFRVDEEGNFEYLCSIPGHKAAGMVGNFIVGDPEPADEIEAAPDLSMDPHEVGEPVGDRGPQEVTVDLVTTEVEGYLADGSSYRYWTFNDTVPGPFVRVRVGDTVHVNMSNADDSAHIHSVDFHAVTGPGGGAAVTQAAPGQTKSFSFQALNPGLYVYHCATPMVAQHISNGMYGMILVEPEGGLSPVDREFYIMQGELYTAQRHGSQGLQEFSLDKLLDERPEHLMFNGNMDALTQTHKMEADVGDNVRIFFGVGGPNATSSFHVIGEIFDKVYDQASLTSPPLTDVQTTLVPPGGATMVEFEVDYPGKYILVDHALSRLEKGLAGFLHVNGEENPEVFHTEEAHDPNSGH from the coding sequence ATGAAATTCACACGTAGCGTTCTTGCCCAGGCCATCGCCATACTTGCTGTCAGTGCGGTGCTGACCAATCCCGCTTTCGCCGCGCACGGCGAAGCACTCAGCCCAGCCAGCGTCACGCCCGACGTCACCTATACACTGCGTACCGCCGTAGCCGACGGCAAGCTGGTATTCATCGGTGACAAGGGCGACATCAAGGATGTGGTCAATCCCGACCTGCACGCTCCCGTCGGGGCGGTGGTTCAGATCAACCTGATCAACGGCGACGGTGCCATGCACGATATCGCGCTACCCGAGTTCGGCGTCGATTCCGACGACATAAGCGGTCAGGGTTCGGCTACCGCCGTGGCCTTCCGGGTCGACGAGGAGGGCAACTTTGAGTACCTGTGCAGCATACCCGGCCACAAGGCGGCCGGAATGGTAGGCAATTTCATTGTCGGCGATCCGGAGCCGGCAGATGAGATCGAAGCAGCCCCCGACCTGTCGATGGACCCGCATGAAGTCGGCGAGCCGGTAGGCGACCGCGGCCCGCAGGAGGTCACCGTCGATCTCGTGACTACCGAAGTGGAAGGCTACCTGGCCGACGGTTCCAGCTACCGCTACTGGACCTTCAACGACACCGTACCCGGCCCCTTCGTACGGGTTCGCGTGGGCGACACCGTCCACGTCAACATGAGCAACGCAGACGACAGCGCCCACATCCACTCCGTCGATTTCCATGCCGTGACCGGCCCCGGCGGCGGGGCGGCCGTGACCCAGGCGGCACCGGGCCAGACCAAGAGCTTCAGTTTCCAGGCCCTCAATCCGGGACTCTACGTCTACCACTGCGCCACGCCGATGGTCGCCCAGCACATCTCCAACGGCATGTACGGCATGATTCTGGTCGAGCCGGAAGGCGGGCTTTCGCCGGTGGATCGCGAGTTCTACATCATGCAGGGCGAGCTCTACACCGCCCAGCGCCACGGTAGCCAGGGGTTGCAGGAGTTCTCGCTCGACAAGCTGCTCGACGAGCGCCCCGAGCACCTGATGTTCAACGGCAACATGGATGCGCTGACCCAGACGCACAAGATGGAGGCCGACGTGGGCGACAACGTGCGCATCTTCTTCGGCGTTGGCGGCCCCAATGCCACCTCCAGCTTCCACGTCATCGGCGAGATCTTCGACAAGGTCTACGACCAGGCCTCACTGACCAGCCCGCCGCTGACCGACGTGCAGACCACGCTGGTACCCCCGGGTGGCGCCACCATGGTCGAGTTCGAGGTCGACTACCCCGGCAAGTACATCCTCGTCGACCATGCGCTATCCCGCCTGGAGAAGGGGCTGGCCGGGTTCCTCCACGTCAACGGCGAGGAGAACCCCGAGGTCTTCCATACCGAAGAGGCCCACGACCCCAACTCCGGCCACTGA
- the phnC gene encoding phosphonate ABC transporter ATP-binding protein encodes MSSVTIAVQRLSKTFGQTRVLENVGFDIHAGEMVALIGPSGSGKSTLLRHLVGLTTANRKADSRIRVMGRDIQRSGRLLRGSRSQRCRCGYIFQQFNLVGRLSVLTNVLIGRLGSMPRWRALLGRFTDEERAQARQALARVGLAELADQRANTLSGGQMQRVAIARVLMQDADVIFADEPIASLDPRSAREVMDILKRINLEDDRTVLVSLHQVDYARRYCSRAIALKQGRLYYDGQTEGLTEARLQSLYENAGFDEPRHSPVPVAARVALGAAS; translated from the coding sequence ATGTCCAGCGTCACGATTGCCGTGCAACGGCTCAGCAAGACCTTTGGTCAGACCCGCGTCCTCGAGAACGTCGGCTTCGACATCCATGCCGGCGAGATGGTGGCCCTGATCGGGCCGTCAGGCTCGGGCAAGTCGACGCTGCTGCGTCACCTGGTGGGGCTGACCACCGCCAACCGTAAAGCCGACAGCCGCATCCGCGTGATGGGTCGCGACATCCAGCGAAGCGGCCGCCTGCTGCGCGGTTCGCGCTCCCAGCGCTGTCGCTGCGGCTACATCTTCCAGCAGTTCAATCTCGTCGGCCGCCTCAGCGTGCTGACTAACGTGCTGATCGGCCGTCTCGGCTCGATGCCGCGCTGGCGGGCCCTGCTCGGGCGCTTCACCGACGAGGAGCGCGCCCAGGCTCGCCAGGCCCTGGCCCGTGTCGGCCTTGCCGAACTCGCCGACCAACGCGCCAACACCCTCTCCGGCGGCCAGATGCAGCGCGTGGCGATCGCCCGCGTGCTGATGCAGGACGCCGACGTGATTTTCGCCGATGAGCCCATTGCTTCCCTCGACCCGCGCAGTGCGCGCGAAGTCATGGACATCCTCAAGCGCATCAACCTCGAGGATGACCGTACCGTGCTCGTCTCGCTGCATCAGGTCGATTACGCCCGCCGCTACTGCTCGCGGGCCATCGCCCTCAAGCAGGGGCGCCTCTACTACGACGGCCAGACCGAGGGCCTCACCGAGGCACGACTCCAGTCGCTCTACGAGAACGCCGGGTTTGACGAACCACGCCACTCGCCCGTTCCCGTTGCCGCCCGCGTCGCCCTGGGCGCCGCCAGCTGA